A DNA window from Paraclostridium bifermentans contains the following coding sequences:
- a CDS encoding tRNA 2-thiocytidine biosynthesis TtcA family protein, giving the protein MKKLLSKARQAINDFDMIQDGDKIAVGLSGGKDSLTLLHILNNYKNFSPQKFELIAITLNPGGVDNSPLYDLCSNLGVEFHEVQTNIKEIIFDIRKEKNPCSLCANLRRGALNDTAKKLGCSKVALGHHKDDAVETFVMSMFFEGRVSCFSPKTYLDRQDLTIIRPMVYIEEYMTKKATKDFNYPVIKNPCPADGHTNRQNIKELIQKLNLDIPNIKRNLFNSLNNSDQLFIWDKEKIKNI; this is encoded by the coding sequence ATGAAAAAGTTATTAAGTAAAGCAAGACAAGCAATAAATGATTTTGATATGATACAAGATGGAGATAAAATTGCAGTTGGTTTATCTGGAGGTAAAGATAGTTTAACTCTTCTTCATATTTTAAATAATTATAAAAATTTTTCACCTCAAAAATTTGAGCTTATAGCTATAACATTAAACCCTGGAGGTGTTGATAATTCGCCTTTATATGATTTATGTTCAAATTTAGGAGTTGAATTTCACGAAGTTCAAACAAATATAAAAGAAATTATATTTGATATAAGAAAAGAAAAAAATCCATGTTCTTTATGTGCAAACTTAAGACGTGGCGCCTTAAATGATACAGCAAAAAAACTTGGATGTAGTAAAGTTGCTTTAGGACATCATAAAGATGATGCTGTTGAAACTTTTGTAATGTCTATGTTCTTTGAAGGAAGAGTTAGTTGCTTTTCTCCAAAAACTTATTTAGATAGACAAGATTTAACTATAATAAGACCTATGGTCTATATTGAAGAATATATGACTAAAAAAGCCACTAAGGATTTCAATTATCCTGTAATTAAAAATCCATGCCCAGCTGATGGTCACACAAATAGACAAAATATTAAAGAACTAATACAAAAACTTAACTTAGATATTCCTAATATTAAAAGAAATTTATTTAACTCTCTAAATAACTCAGATCAGTTGTTTATATGGGATAAAGAGAAAATAAAGAATATATAG